In Hyperolius riggenbachi isolate aHypRig1 chromosome 1, aHypRig1.pri, whole genome shotgun sequence, the genomic window GGGACCCTCCTTCTGGGCGGGGGGTGTCCCCGTCCTTTGCGGGCAGtgggtgggctttccctccccctcccatcccccgtgcaagcccccccttccctcgGTGTGAGTCCTGTTCTACTCACCCAGGCTGTCTCCAGCGGCGCGGCAGAATCCCTTCTTCCTCCATCCCAGAAGTCTCATGCTCTGTGTAATTACCGCTACGAGGCTTGATGACGTCACCGAGCCTCATAGCGGTAACGTCACAGGCCTGGACTTCGGCATTAGAGGAAGAAGGGATTCTGCTGGCGCCGCTGGAGACAGCCTGGGTGAGTAGAACAGGACTCACACCGAGGGAAGGGGttcagggggaaggggagggcttgcacgggggatgggaggggggagggaaaggccacccacagctcgcaaaggacggggacacccccccacccagaaggggggtccccgcTGGCCACTGCCAGCATAGAACGGGGACACCCCCCTTCCTGCACAGAGGCAATCcctgccggccactaccagcccgcATAAGGAATCCCCCCTGCACAGAACGGACACCCGACCGCACACAAAGGGGGAATCCCTGCAcgcagcacattctctgccccaccAGCTGCACAGgaattccccagggtggctggatgcttgttctgtatGCTGTGGGTTGCACAGATCACTATCCACAgtgtgcagtcaggcatccagccatcctggggaatccctctgatgagggaaaattgcagcggtcggtgcagagaaacaggaaatctccctggcgggattgacgagctcagctcgtccaaaacactttcagcaagtttttgatggacgagctgagctcgtccagaacgttagggaggttaaagggaagatctgcgctgaacataaaaaaaaaaactgcacttaccttgggcttcttccagctcctggcagtcaatctgtgccctcgccgctactcctctcccggcatccagcggtgaagaagccaacCTCACCAGGTGGGCTTCCAAGTCGGCTTCTGTGTGCTCCACGGAGGGACCCCctccgtggagcgcacagaagctaacctggtgaggtcggcttcttcagcgcaggacaccgggagtgagaggagctgcggtgagggcacagataGACTgcaaggagctggaagaagccccaggtaagtgcagtttttttttttttttttaggttcagcgcagaccttccctttaagtattttcaTTAAAATATTTATTAGGGATGTCTGCTGGTATGTGTTCAGGATATCAGCCTTGCTGACCATCATCTGTACAATACTATTTACAGGCTATTGTCATGCACAGTCTGCAGTAGGACTCCCTAGCACAGGTGTGGCCAGACTGACTCCGCCCTCCTGCTGGGCAGTTCCATTGAGATGGCTCAGCATATTCATATGGTAATGTGGGGTGATACCAGAGTAACTGCACAACTCCCATTATGACCACTTCCTGTGTATTGACTGTAAACACCTTATTGTATGAGTGTGAATAGAAAAGTAAGAAATCCCATCCTTTATACTTCAGATAACCTttacttagttttctcctaggtgatattttatacACAACAAATTGTaattaaagccaccagcaagcaagaaaacacttattgtttttgacagtaccttgtcacctactttttggtattttttccagtagcaaagtgctgaaaaattgaatgaaacagaagataaaaactgATCTCCTAAGAGAAGTGAATAAGGGTCAGCATCTCCTACACATACTCTGCATTGTAAACAATGCATTATCCAGTAAACCATGACAGTATTGCCCAATATTCTATACTAGAAGAGAACAATCCAATTGAACATGTCAGAGCCCAGCATGGTTGCCCTGCCATGTTGCACATCTAATTATTCTGTATACAACATGTACCATGCCAGTGACTATTGTTTTGTAGGTGCAGGGCagccattagggggggggggggacaattgaCAATGCAGTGGGGGGcccgcctacccccccccccccccccgaagtgcTGGAAGGGCCACATGTGCTAGCTtgcaggcctgtggctcactaaccagcacaccattttccagcactgagagaagagtgacatcagcgcttgaacatggggagcagatgagtgagcccactaCAGCGGACTTTCAATAGTCGgttaccacctatatctggctacaggctacctatactgggccaccacctatatctggctacaggctacctatactgggccgctacctatactggggctggaaccatcactacctggctacctatactgggccaccacctatacctggctacctatactggggcaccacctatacctggctacctatactggggcacccacaacatgccatggccacACACAGTTTTTGCCGCATCACACGGTGCATGCcgttttcttcagtgtcggagccatgcacatttttcgccgcagtgCACTTCGCACACGGACGCGGggttggggtggctagtgggcgggcacagcaaccagtgggtgggcccaggtatGGGGTGGCCCAGgcttgatgtgtgaggggccccaaaatttctgatggcggctctGTGTAGGTAAGAACATTTGGAAAAGAATCAGCTCAAGCGAGGAAAAGGGGTGCAAACATTTTTCCGTAACTTTCATGAAAATCACCCTCTTGGAAATTGATAAAGAAAAGGGTTTTTGAGGAAGTTCTCAATTAGCAAAAATGTATCGCTTTTGAACACTCATTACATAATTTTAGTAGATTTGATggaggagaattttttttttttttttacttgaaattTACTTTTGCAAAACTTCTCCCAGCAGAGGCAACCACACACCAGAAAATGAGTCGGACAGGTATTTTTGagataaaaatgtttgttttgaattaccattttgtaatttttatagtactcacTGGTAATACAACTTAATACAAGGTATCATTTTATGCAAAACATTAGAAATAATTTTATCAAAAAAATTTGTTTTAGATTCCTTATGAATGAGATAGTAAAGGCAAAAGAAAAATCTGTGCCTAAAGTATAATATAAAATCATCTCTAGGAATAAAAACAAAGTAGATTTCTATACATTGTGACCCAGAACCGCTAGGATTTTGTAAGATTAAAACCTTAAAGACCCCTTCCTAAAAAGCTACGCTATAAATAAAAGTTGCCATCTTAAATCAGGAGGTATTTGCAGttattcagctttatgtgagcaaAAGAACtccatggcctcgattcacaaagcggtgataacccagttatcacgcctaaaagactttaggcgtgatgaccttttcaccactgagttatcaccgatttttcctgctcttcgcgcgaaaagtcccatagggcttaatgggagcttcgcgcgaagcgtcgggtgttgcgcgcgcacttacgcgcgtacgcgcggcaacttcgcgcgagtttcttcttatcatgcctaaagtgactttaggcgtgataagggccttttcaccacggtgctaacactttgcaccgcttggtgaatcgagccccatggatGTTAACATAAGCTGTGCGGCGGGTTCCACTGCTGTGTGGTTACAGTGGCAGTAAGGCATATATTCATGGTACATGGTCACATTGCGCCTCTAATGTGATGCAACTTTTTGGAACCACTACATTGCGAAGAAATCAGTGTGCATAGGGTGGAAAGACCCTGCTTTCAATCTACTACTAAGAATAAACCCATTACTAGAAAGTCTCTTGTTGCATATGCAATCTCAGActtgacctccctggtggtacgcagtttcagaggctgcgtccgcaggaggattttttaaataaaatttaattTAAATGCTCTAGCTAGCAGttcgctagctaactatgctTCCCAAGCCCTGCCGCACTTctctgctacccccccccccccgatcgctgccggcaatatttacccctccgcgatcccgcgagagccgcagcttcactcgtcactatggcgacgatcggacatgacgtcatgcgcagtcccgatcctccccatagcgaagcctggagctgattgggaggctgaacCATCGCGGAattcctggggggtacgtataacgggggcatcgggggagagcggagggacttggagGGCATGGTTagatagcgaagtgctagcttaaccatataatacacattttattaaaaaaataaatcctcCAGGGGTCATGTGATCCtctccggcggctagcccgaacataggtcgggcttaccaccagggatgTTAAAAAACCCAGAAATTTCCTGAAGACACAGGATAGTCATTAGCCAAACCTGAAGAGGTTATAGATGATGCCAGACAGCCCCTGCTATAGAAGTATACTTTAACAAGTCATAATAAAACCTCAACTTAAAACATTAATATTCAGCACTACAAGCACTCCTCAGCCTTCTCTGGGTTTCCACTTATATTTTCTGTCCTAAGTTCAAATCTCGACATTACAAATTTCTATTAATACAAACTTGTGTCCTCCGTAAACAGGAGATGACTGGGAAATGCTGTGTTTATTTCATTAACAATGTGGAGAATACTGTATATTTATCTTTAAATACTGAGTGCGTACAATGACAGGCTAGTAgattgtgtgtttgtgtatgtatagatatactgtatatagacagACATAGACCTATAGatatataaaggtgtgtgtgtgtgtgtgtgtgtgtgtgtgtgtgtgtgtgtgtgtgtgtgtgtgtgtgtgtgtgtgtgtgtgtgtgtgtgtgtgtgtgtgtgtgtagagagagaAAGAAATAGATGGATAGAGATAAGGGATCAAGATAGCTAGAGATATAAAGCgatagaggcccatatgcaattcactttttctcctgacttttctcctgacttttctcctaggagataattttcctccaatttataataactttttgcCACTTTGAaatgggaaaagtaccaaaaagtaggtgaaaaagtactatcgacaacattttgagtatttgtttgctagtGGTTTTAatggcattttactgacaagtttgaaaatgtcacctaggagaaaactcacatgaaaaagttaattgcatatgagagagagagagagagagagagagagagagagagaattttcaGGTTATGCTCTCCACCATAAGCAGAGGTAGACTGTAAACAACCCCTATTCATATGTAACTACTGCCTACACCCTTCCTGGAGTCATTGTCCAAACTCCAGTTTGTACCTCTAGTCATATGCAAATTAAGAGCTCCTATGTACCAGCCAATCAGGATCCTCTATGAATGAACAAAAGCTACCTTTCCTGTATATAAACTTCCCATCTAGCCTAGACTTTTAATTGCCTACATTTCTTTCCCCTGTTAGAGACGTGAGGACTTCTACAGGATTACCTACAGACCTTCCCTGAACTTGATATCTAAGGTAAGTAATCTATAACCATGCCCTAGATTGGGCCTTCTTTCTGCTATTCCTATTAGGAAATATATATGTAAAACCAAAAGATGATTTTATATACAACTTTAATAACTTGTTCATAAAGATCTTCACTTTTCCAAAAGTTATTTTGGAATTGTTTTCTTAGTTTAACACTCtgcatattacaataaatgttagatTTTGTAAACTGTTACTTCTGTCTCAATTTGTCTGGGATCTACACTTTGCATTACTTAAGCAATCTGTATCTTGGTATTTTTTTCATTAATTATTTGATCATATGCTGTATATTCTGCTGTTTGAATTGATCTGTAGCCCTGTTTAATGGTTGCCTATCtgcttttatttctttatttggtTTTGTCTGCCATTCTTGATTTTGGTTTTGAATGTACAAGTTTTTTTCTGAGACTTCACTCCTGCATGCTAACTCCTCGTTAGTTTCTCACTAAATTCTGCAACAAGGATAAATCTTCACCACTTAATTTATCATAGAAATAAGCCTCCTCATTAGATATCTATACTTCTTGCAGACCCCATATGAGGCAGTTGTTCCGTGAGGTAGAGGTTATTTGGTGTATCAGTTAAAGAACCCTTTGCCAATACTATCTTTCCAATCCCTACTGTATTGTCTTTGCAGCATGGCTGCCATCCAGGAGGTCAGAAAGAGCACAGCATCACACCTCCTTCAACTAATATCTCTGGTATCTGAGAAGCTGCCGACAATGGAGATGGCAGAGTGCTTTGACCCCATCAAAGAACTTGGAACCGGGTCCTATGGGAAGGTTCTCTTGGCCAAGCACCGCCATTCAGGTAAATAGGATTTTCTACTTTAATTAAACTTGATGGCTGCCTGTTTAGTAAAGTTTATTTCTGAATACTCCATACTCCAGGAACACATATGCAAATCATACTTTTATTTTACACATGACTCTACATATTAGTATCCATGTTGCCAACATATCCCTATAATTAGACACTGAGTTATACGGGTCTTGAGGCTAGACAGATGCAGTTTTTATTTAccgattatgtgtaagtagccccagaatgtGCATAAAACATTGTCTGTATTTAACAGGATGATATGGAAACTCTTATTAGTATGCATTAATTCATTCAAAGTCCTAGAGCTAACATATTACAAGCAGTAAAGTAGGAATTTCAGTAAGTTTGGTCAGGCCTCCATACTTGTCTTACAACAGATTAACTAGATAATAGGCAGGCAGTGGTTTAAAATGGTTAACCTCTTAGACGTGGTAAAGAAATTTGAAATACTGTAATTAAATACTTTGTATCTTAAACATATTTCTCTAAGTTAATAAGGAATAATTTTAATCTTTATTCCATTTAACAGGAGAAATGGCTGCAGTAAAATTCCTGAGAAAGGAGAAGACTCTAAGGGACAACTTCCTGGTGGAGTACGGCATCTCCCTCAGCCTAAGCCACCATCCACACATTATCACAACATACGACGTAGCGTTTCAAACCAGCAATGAGTATGTGTTTGCCCAGGAAGTGGCAGCAGCTGGGACTATGCTGTCCATGgtaaagcccaaggtgagtgtgCATGTAATTATTATGAATAGGTCTtcaaaaaatgtatatttataaTGTTAAAACCTTTACCGTTAAAtcaattaacttttcttctaagttttctctctGGCAAAGTTTTAAATTCTACTTATACAATTACTTTCTCAGCAccaaacaattgaaaaagtaatttGACAACTATAAGTATTTTTGCTGATAAACTTAAAAGAAAAGGAACCTACGTCAAGGACAAGGTCTGACCAGCCTTTCTGTGACTTAGAACTTGGTTAAATATAGTATAGCTGTGCTGGTGAACCTTAATTATCTCCCTATTCCCAGAGTGGCCTTGTCTGCAATATCACTATAAATTGTTAATGTAATAACACTGAACGTCTGTATTTATAGTAAATTGCTTTTTAAAGCAGAACCTAAAGGTTCAAGTACACTTTATTATAGGCATGCTTTAATTTAAAAGAATGCATGAGGAGAACTCTGCATATAAAGCTTTATTTACCCAAGGTTTTTTCCAGCCCCTagatgtgtccctcgctgcagttctGCTGTGGTTCACTCTTCTGCTGTTCCCTCTAACGATTGCTGACCCGGTGGATTCTGTGAATGTGTGGAAGAGCATAGGTGCTGTTGCGAATGCATAAATGATCATTATAGAGGGGGCAGCAGAAGACTGAAGCACAGCAGGTCTGCTTTGAGGGACACACACATCCTAGGGGCTGGAAGACTCAGGTAAGAAACTttagatgcagatttcccattgtGTCCTTTCTAAAACATTACAGAAAGGTTTGGTAACAGTTAACAAGGGCTGCATTTCTATTAATAGTATAAACTAATGTATGTTTAATTTCACTGTGAACTCTTACTGATCATTTGCTCATAATTTTCCACAGGTTGGTATGAACGAAGAACTGCTGAAGCGATGTGTACCTCAGATATGCACCGCTTTGGATTACATGCATAGCCACGGGCTGATCCACCATGATGTCAAGTTGGACAACATTTTACTGATGGATCCGGAGTGTCATCGGGTTAAATTATCTGATTTTGGTCTAACAAGGCTGCAAGGAACATTCACCCCTGCGATGTCCTGGTACATCCCCTACATGGCTCCTGAGCTATGTAGTCTGGGTAAGGGAGAAAGCCTTCTGCTGCACTACAGTCTGGATGTGTGGGCATTTGGTGTCCTGCTATACATTGCCCTCATAGGTTCCTTCCCTTGGCAATCAGCTCTGCATGAAGATGGCAAGTACAGGGACTTTGCTAGTTGGCAAGAGAAGAAAGACCTCACTGCAGCACCAGGAAACTGGGAGAACATCTCACTTACAGCCAGAGAGATGTTCTGGAGCATGTTGGCCCTCGATGCCAATGAGAGATGCTCAGCCATGGACAGTGTGCAATATGTTCATTTGCCATGGAAAGGAGGCATATAAGTTCCTACAAGAAGTGTATGGACTGGATGTGACGTTAATGCCTAATGACCTGCTCTGCGAATATGTAAGTGAAATCCTTTGTACAATTTTCTTAATTtggctaaacattttttttagcgcTGTATTTAAGTGgcaccatttaaaaaaataaatgtatttagatACCCCATTATGTAGGGTAAATTAAGTGCACTTATAGTAGACGATAAGGTCACTCATGGCAGTGCACAGGAGCTGAGATTGCACACTGTGGTTAGCACACGCTGTTGATCAGGGAgcgaggaggagatggaggactGGGAGCGTGCCAGCTCGATCAGGTGAGGGCTTCTGCTgctgttagtgtagtgtagctggtggacTGGGAGCGTGCCAGCTGGATCAAGTGAGAGCTTCTGCTgctgttagtgtagtgtagctggtggacTGGGAGCGTGCCAGCTGGATCAAGTGagagcttctgctgctgctgttagtgtagtgtagctggtggacTGGGAGCATGCCAGCTGGACCAGGTGAGGGCTTCGGCTtctgttagtgtagtgtagctggtggacTGGGAGCGTGCCAGCTGGATCAGGTGAGAGCTTCTGCTtctgttagtgtagtgtagctggtggacTGGGAGTGTGCCAGCTGGACCAGGTGAGAGCTTCTGCTgctgttagtgtagtgtagctggtggtggcagggggccagtatagctgggcagtgtagcttagaaacAGCTTGTGGGGAGAAGGTCCACAAAACGCACCGGCACCATGGACAcactaggtttagtatatttagtatggttttttttttcctgattcttGTCCTGtaaaccagtgttccccaaccccgtcctcaaggcccaccaacagtgcatgttttgtggaaatccacagaagtagttgatcagctctgcagaatgtttgtggttttctgcaaaacctgtactgctggtgggccttgaggacagggttggggaactgtgctctAAACCTTTGTGCATCTTACGGCTAGGAGTGTTTTATAGTCTAACACTACTGTAATTCATCTACCTTTTTACCACATATTAACCCATTTTATTcagttgtattttttaatatatgCTATTAAGTGTTATTTTATTAGGTAcattatttttcaaataaagtagaaTTAGGTGCacactgtttatttgggctaaatTACTGCATCATGTAGTCCAGCCACATGAGCCTGTCacatgactagtgttgggcgaacagtgttcgccactgttcgggttctgcagaacatcaccctgttcgggtgatgttcgagttcggccgaacacctgacggtgctcggccaaaccgttcggccacatggccgaactaagagcgcatggccgaacgttccccgaacgttcggctagcgctgtgattggccgaacgggtcacgtggttcgggcccgaacgcgctctgattggccgaacggtcacgtggttcgggtaaataaatacccgaaccacgtcatatctccgccatttgtctgtgggtttagctttgggtaggcaggcagggtagttcgctctccagccatgctagccagggtcccccccagtcattgtgtgtcgctgctgggaacagtagtacaccgctcgctcagccacactatatatagcattgtttactgccactgtgtacctcgctcagccacgctatatatataacattgtgttttctgacactctgtgtacacggcttaggctagcctgactaatatagcattgtgtgtactgccactgtgcacctcgctcagccacgctatatatagcattgtgtgtactgccactgtgcacctcgctcagccacgctatatatagcattgtgtgtactgccactgtgcacctcgctcagccacgctatatatagcattgtgtgtactgccactgtgcacctcgctcagtcacgctatatatatagcattgtgttttctgacactctgtgtacacggcttaggctagcctgactaatatagcattgtgtgtactgccactgtgcacctcgctcagccacgctatatatagcattgtgtgtactgccactgtgcacctcgctcagccacgctatatatagcattgtgtgtactgccactgtgcacctcgctcagccacgctatatatagcattgtgttttctgacactctgtgtacacggcttagcctggctatatagcattgtgtgtactgccactgtgcacctcgctcagccacgctatatatagcattgtgttttctgacactctgtgtacacggcttagcctgactatatagcattgtgtgtactgccactgtgcacctcgctcagccacgctatatatagcattgtgttttctgacactctgtgtacactgcttagcctgactatatagcattgtgtgtactgccactgtgcacctcgctcagccacgctatatatagcattgtgtttactgccactctgtgtacaccgctcagccagactatataccattgtttactgacactctgtgtacaccgctcagccagactatataccattgtttactgacactctgtgtacacggctcagcctgactatatagcattgtgtgtactgccactgtgcacctcgctcagccacgctatatatagcattgtgttttctgacactctgtgtacacggcttagcctgactatatagcattgtgtgtactgccactgtgcacctcgctcagccacgctatatatagcattgtgttttctgacactctgtgtacacggcttagcctgactatatagcattgtgtgtactgccactctgtgtacacggctcagccagactatatatcattgtgtgtactgccactctgtgtacaccgctcagccagactatatagcattgtgtgtactgccactctgtgtacacggctcagccagactatatatcattgtgtgtactgccactctgtgtacaccgctcagccagactatatagcattgtgtgtactgccactctgtgtacaccgctcagccagactatatagcccgaagcttgaagaatgccgttgcctgcaaggttcacctcaccactgacacttggacgagtgcgttcggacagggtcgatacatctcccttaccgcgcactgggtgaaccttgtggagcctggcagcgattcctcacctgctacggcgcgggtgttgcccacgccgcaaacagctgcaccgccgtccctcccactggataacaacagcagcacctacctctctgactccttctcctccaacgcatctcaaagctgtacctcatccggaaacgctaacccagcagcagtaggatcgtggaagcagtgcagcacagctgttggcatgcgtcagcaagcgttgctgaagctgatctgccttggggataagcagcacacaggggaggaaatttggaagggaataaaggaacagacggatttgtggctggcaccgctggacctgaaaccgggcatggttgtgtgtgataatgggagtaatctcattcgcgctttaaggttggctaagctgacacacatcccttgcctggcgcacgtgatgaacctagtagttcagcggttcctgaggacatacccaggcgtggccgatcttctgttgaaggtgcgtcgagtggccaaacattgtagaaattccagtactgcttcgggggcactcgccaagatgcaggagcgcttcaatctcccccaccatcgcttgctgtgtgatgtccctacgcgctggaattctacgctgcacatgctagcacgcttttgtgagcagaagagtgcagtggtccagtacatgacggcgcagtaccgaggcgcatccggacagctgccaagcttctgtggatccgattgggccaacatgttggacctctgccaagtcctccaaaattttgagcaatccacgttgcttgtgagcagtgacaactcttcagtcagcattaccataccactgctgtgtttactgaagaggtcaatgttgaaaatcaaggaaacagctgtcatgatgcaactgggggaatctgaaggataaaacgatcagcgtgatggtaccaacatcaggccatccgcctcagggaacgctggccccagcagctatgacgaagaagaggaggaggaacagctggagttggagcaggaatttcatgccaccactgacgagggccagagcggtgcacgttggacttccacaattcagcgcgaatggtgagcagaagcagaccaggaggaaggtgacgactatgatgcatcacaacaactatcacaacgctcacaagaggatgatgaggattctggtaggactctggcacacatggctcaattcatgctagactgcattgaacgcgacccatgcattgtgcgcattctggacaacaccaattactgggtttatacccttctggatccacggtacaaacacaatgttccaaaactgcttgaagaaagagtcagacaggtcaaaatggaagaataccagcaggcccttgtggagactttagagaggagattgacatcctccccctcctctagccagttgtacgccgacagactgacttccgcaaacccaggacgaccaggagggcagcaaacaacgcaagccgcagctagtgcccaaaagggaatggtatcggcagtgtccttggagtgggaaaattttctgacacccatgcagcagcagcccactgaacagcaagcgtgcagatccacctccaaca contains:
- the LOC137544366 gene encoding serine/threonine-protein kinase SBK1-like, which gives rise to MEMAECFDPIKELGTGSYGKVLLAKHRHSGEMAAVKFLRKEKTLRDNFLVEYGISLSLSHHPHIITTYDVAFQTSNEYVFAQEVAAAGTMLSMVKPKVGMNEELLKRCVPQICTALDYMHSHGLIHHDVKLDNILLMDPECHRVKLSDFGLTRLQGTFTPAMSWYIPYMAPELCSLGKGESLLLHYSLDVWAFGVLLYIALIGSFPWQSALHEDGKYRDFASWQEKKDLTAAPGNWENISLTAREMFWSMLALDANERCSAMDSVQYVHLPWKGGI